Proteins from one Impatiens glandulifera chromosome 2, dImpGla2.1, whole genome shotgun sequence genomic window:
- the LOC124923926 gene encoding pentatricopeptide repeat-containing protein At1g05670, mitochondrial yields MFRHIIYSKSDLFYQSHLTSFLGRLPLVFPRNCMIHKLSLLDPTNFRPFPEYSPKKPTIKDSELVYQIASTIRQRRSEPLRRILRPYESKFRSDHLIWVLMNIRNEYELVLNFFDWACMRRDPSLEANCIVIHIAATAKDGKMVRKIIHDFWTKPNLDVTLSFAQFLDKLIYTHKDWGYNSSYVFDVFFQVLVEVGNLDEARKLFDKVLNYGVVISVDSCNLLISHLSKRSNGSEIALRVFRELAAEAGICWNTASYNIVIHLLSRLGKIKEAHNLLLQMEFRCCAPDVISYSTIIDGYCRDGQLQVVLKLLEEMQMKGLKPNHFTFDSIISLLCKSGEVSDAYMLFKEMLRLGIHPDCVIFTTLIDGFCKIGNVSDAFNLVHEMQNHNITPDLITYSVVIHGLCQAGKMSKAEELFGELLDKGIQPDEVTYTTLINGYCKEGDMKKAFLVHNKMVQSGLTPNVVTYTALADGLCKNGEVETANELLQEMSEKGLEPNICTYNSLVNGLCKMGNIVQATKLMKDMYMAGCNPDCITYTTLIDAYCKSGEMSKAQELLSEMLHRELQPTVVTFNVLMNWFCMSGTIEDGEKLIEWMISKGIKPNVITYNSLMKHYCIRNDMRMATQVFKRMCSERVMPDGNTYNILIKGHCKARNMKEAWFLHREMIEKRFKLTVASYNALIKGFVKRKKFSESVQIFEEMRREGLVADTEFYHVFADWHYNEGNMDITLEICDEAIEKCLLAKSNNKENL; encoded by the coding sequence atgtTTAGGCATATCATATATTCCAAAAGTGATTTATTTTACCAGTCTCACTTGACTTCTTTTCTAGGCCGTCTCCCATTAGTTTTTCCTAGAAACTGCATGATTCATAAACTATCTTTATTGGATCCTACAAATTTTAGGCCTTTCCCTGAATATTCTCCAAAAAAACCCACCATAAAAGATTCGGAACTTGTCTATCAGATAGCCTCCACCATTAGACAGCGGCGCTCTGAGCCTTTAAGGCGTATCTTAAGACCTTATGAATCAAAATTCCGGTCAGATCATCTCATTTGGGTCCTCATGAACATAAGAAATGAATACGAGctagttttgaatttttttgattGGGCATGCATGCGACGAGACCCGTCTTTAGAAGCCAATTGCATTGTCATTCATATTGCCGCCACTGCAAAAGATGGCAAGATGGTCCGCAAGATCATTCACGATTTTTGGACAAAACCTAATCTAGATGTTACTCTCTCCTTTGCACAATTTCTTGATAAGCTTATCTACACACATAAAGATTGGGGATACAATTCATCATATGTCTTCGATGTTTTCTTCCAAGTTCTTGTTGAGGTTGGCAATCTTGACGAAGCCAGAAAACTTTTTGACAAGGTCTTGAATTATGGCGTCGTTATATCAGTCGATTCATGCAACTTGTTAATTTCCCATCTGTCAAAGAGATCCAATGGGAGTGAGATAGCTTTAAGAGTTTTCAGAGAGCTTGCTGCTGAAGCAGGCATTTGTTGGAACACTGCATCATATAACATTGTGATTCACTTACTCTCTCGATTAGGGAAAATTAAGGAAGCTCATAACCTACTTCTGCAAATGGAGTTCAGATGTTGTGCACCTGACGTTATAAGTTATAGCACCATAATTGATGGGTATTGTCGTGATGGACAACTACAAGTAGTGCTAAAGCTCCTTGAGGAAATGCAAATGAAAGGATTGAAGCCAAATCATTTCACATTTGATAgcataatttctcttttatgtAAGAGTGGTGAGGTTTCCGATGCTTACATGTTGTTTAAGGAGATGTTGAGACTTGGAATTCATCCCGATTGTGTGATCTTTACTACTCTAATCGACGGCTTCTGCAAAATTGGGAATGTTTCAGATGCATTTAATCTAGTTCATGAAATGCAGAATCACAACATTACTCCAGATTTAATAACCTATAGTGTTGTTATTCATGGACTATGCCAAGCTGGAAAGATGTCGAAAGCAGAGGAACTATTTGGCGAATTGCTCGACAAAGGGATTCAACCCGATGAAGTTACATACACCACGCTAATAAATGGCTATTGTAAAGAAGGAGACATGAAAAAGGCATTTTTGGTTCATAATAAGATGGTTCAGTCGGGTTTGACCCCAAATGTTGTAACATACACCGCACTTGCTGACGGGCTTTGTAAAAATGGAGAAGTTGAAACAGCTAACGAACTACTTCAGGAGATGAGTGAAAAGGGCCTAGAGCCTAATATTTGCACCTACAACTCACTTGTGAACGGTCTTTGTAAAATGGGGAACATCGTGCAAGCCACGAAGCTGATGAAAGACATGTACATGGCTGGTTGTAATCCAGATTGTATTACTTACACGACTCTGATAGATGCTTATTGTAAATCTGGAGAGATGAGTAAAGCTCAAGAGCTTCTTAGTGAAATGTTGCATAGAGAGCTTCAACCCACAGTAGTTACATTTAACGTGCTAATGAATTGGTTTTGCATGTCAGGAACGATTGAAGACGGCGAGAAGCTAATAGAGTGGATGATAAGTAAGGGTATAAAACCGAATGTCATTACATATAATTCTCTCATGAAGCATTACTGCATTAGGAATGATATGCGAATGGCAACTCAAGTTTTCAAGAGAATGTGTTCGGAACGAGTGATGCCTGATGGAAATACATATAACATACTTATAAAAGGTCATTGTAAAGCTAGGAATATGAAAGAGGCATGGTTTTTACAcagagaaatgattgagaagAGATTTAAATTGACAGTTGCTTCCTATAATGCTCTAATCAAAGGCTTTGTCAAGAGGAAGAAATTTTCAGAATCCGTGCAGATCTTTGAAGAGATGAGAAGAGAAGGATTGGTTGCAGACACGGAGTTCTATCATGTATTTGCTGATTGGCATTATAATGAAGGGAACATGGATATTACACTTGAGATTTGTGATGAAGCAATAGAGAAATGTCTACTCGCTAAAAGCAATAACAAGGAGAATTTATAG
- the LOC124923929 gene encoding wall-associated receptor kinase 1 — protein sequence MKIKLFLVSLFTVFCSSSSQTCQRNCGNQLIKYPFGTSQGCGDHRFQKYVTCNSENQLIFTTHTGCYPITYIDYTNQLIYISDPSMSTCSCSQPSKGFSLDWNAPFTFHDDNAFALLDCTINGGNNSLSSLCDPNGAAICSLLYSCQAISRIDMAISTCCLYAPVDLGPSFEMDLGKLQCGSYSGIYGYTLDAPESWKYGIVLKYKFNFNNEYPILCSDCERSNGICGYFGSGSGSSSSFICYCPGGLNSSTDCLFRATWSHGLRKLPWQPVIWLIYWMVSFHLLLR from the exons ATGAAGATCAAACTCTTCTTAGTTTCTCTCTTTACTGTCTTTTGCTCGTCTTCCTCACAGACTTGCCAAAGAAACTGTGGCAACCAGTTAATCAAGTACCCATTCGGTACCAGCCAAGGCTGCGGCGACCACCGCTTCCAGAAATACGTGACCTGCAACAGCGAAAACCAGCTCATTTTCACAACCCACACTGGCTGTTATCCAATCACCTACATCGATTACACCAACCAACTTATCTACATCTCCGATCCTTCCATGTCAACTTGTTCTTGCTCTCAGCCCAGCAAAGGTTTCAGCCTGGATTGGAACGCGCCGTTTACCTTTCACGATGATAACGCCTTTGCCCTTCTTGATTGCACCATTAACGGAGGAAATAACTCTCTGTCTTCTCTATGTGATCCAAACGGAGCCGCCATTTGCAGTCTTCTGTATTCATGTCAAGCAATCAGCAGGATAGACATGGCAATCTCTACTTGCTGTTTATATGCACCGGTGGATCTTGGGCCGTCTTTTGAGATGGATTTGGGGAAGTTACAGTGCGGGTCGTATTCAGGGATTTATGGGTATACTTTGGATGCACCGGAGAGCTGGAAATATGGGATTGTGttgaagtataaatttaatttcaataatgAATACCCTATACTCTGTTCTGACTGTGAGAGAAGCAATGGAATTTGTGGATACTTTGGTTCTGGTTCGGGTTCAAGTAGTTCGTTTATCTGTTATTGCCCCGGTGGACTGAATTCATCAACGGATTGCTTATTTCGAGCTACATGGAGCCATGGCTTAAGAAAACTTCCATGGCAGCCTG TGATATGGTTGATCTATTGGATGGtttcttttcatcttcttttgcGGTGA
- the LOC124923925 gene encoding phospholipid-transporting ATPase 3-like, producing MKKGWKAMTGSRSKFGGRSGESEDGGDRPLVDRHPSRTVTLGRVQPQAPGHRTIYCNDREANAIVRFKGNSISTTKYNILTFFPKGLFEQFRRVANLYFLTISILSFTPVSPVSPITNIVPLSMVLFASLLKEAWEDWKRFLNDKTINNTPIEVLIGQEWQNTTWKDLQVGDVVKIKQDGFFPADLLFLASTNADGVCYIETANLDGETNLKIRKALEKTWDFVSPEKASEFKGELQCEQPNNSLYTFTGNLIDQKQTVPLSPNQILLRGCSLRNTVYIVGAVVFTGHESKVMMNSMNVPSKRSTLERKLDKLILTLFCVLFSMCLVGAIGSGVFLNKKFYFFGLWDPNLRPEFNPNNRFVVALLNILTLITLYSPIIPISLYVSVEGIKFFQSTKYINNDLHMYHFESNTPALARTSNLNEELGQVEYIFSDKTGTLTRNLMEFFKCSIAGEVYGAGITEIEIGVAKRSGVKLKEGISSTAIREKGFNFDDARLMQGSWRNEPNPDMCKEFFRCLAICHTVLPEGEETPEKIQYQAASPDEAALVAAAKNFGFFFYRRTPTLIYVRESHVEKMGKVEDVSYEILNVLEFNSTRKRQSVVCRYSDGRLVLYCKGADTVIYERLATGNNEIKKTTIEHLEHFGSAGLRTLCLAYRDLSSDTYDKWNEKFIQAKSSLRDREKKLDEVAELIEKDLILIGCTAIEDKLQEGVPECIETLSKAGIKIWVLTGDKLETAINIAYACRLISNDMKQFIISSETDEIREIESRGDQVEIARHMKLTVKHMLTKSHEEALQHLQTSSEVKLALVIDGKCLMYALDPALRVTLLNLSLNCTSVVCCRVSPLQKAQVTSLVKKGAKKITLSIGDGANDVSMIQAAHVGVGISGQEGMQAVMASDFAIAQFRFLTDLLLVHGRWSYIRICKVVTYFFYKNLTLTLIQFWFTFQTGYSGQRFYDDWFQSLYNVIFTSVPVLVLGLFDKDVSASLSKQYPQLYKEGIRNTFFKWRVVVALAVFSVYQSLVIYKFVAISSSTSVDSTGRMFGLWDVSTMAFNCLLVTVNLRLLLMCNTITKWHHISVGGSILSWYIFSFIYSGAFVNKGIYGTVFTLMSTGYFYLTLLLIPIAALSFDFLFLAIQRWFFPYDHQMVQEMHANETDISSSIGLVEVGTTQLNPEESRRFAMARLPREGSKHTGFAFDSPGYESFFASQAGVLAPLKAWDVARRASMRGRKKK from the exons ATGAAGAAGGGATGGAAAGCGATGACGGGTTCAAGGTCGAAGTTCGGAGGGCGAAGTGGAGAATCCGAGGATGGCGGTGATCGGCCTTTAGTTGACCGCCACCCATCTCGAACAGTTACACTAGGTCGTGTCCAGCCTCAGGCGCCAGGTCACCGAACCATCTACTGTAATGATCGGGAAGCTAATGCCATTGTTAGATTCAAG GGGAATTCTATATCAACTACCAAGTACAATATTCTCACATTTTTTCCAAAGGGATTGTTTGAACAG TTCAGGCGGGTGGCTAACCTATACTTTCTTACGATTTCCATTTTGTCCTTCACACCAGTCAG TCCCGTGTCTCCAATAACTAATATTGTGCCTCTCAGTATGGTACTCTTCGCCTCTCTTCTTAAGGAGGCCTGGGAGGACTGG AAACGATTTCTGAATGACAAAACTATAAACAACACTCCTATAGAGGTGTTGATTGGTCAGGAATGGCAGAATACTACTTGGAAAGATCTTCAGGTTGGAGACGTGGTGAAA ATTAAACAAGACGGGTTCTTTCCTGCAGACCTGCTTTTCCTTGCTAGTACAAATGCTGATGGTGTCTGCTATATAGAG ACTGCAAATTTGGATGGTGAAACGAATTTAAAAATCAGAAAGGCTTTGGAAAAGACTTGGGATTTTGTTAGTCCTGAGAAAGCCTCAGAATTCAAAG GTGAATTGCAATGTGAACAACCAAACAACTCGCTGTACACTTTTACTGGCAATCTGATAGATCAGAAGCAAACTGTACCACTATCTCCAAACCAAATTCTACTGCGA GGATGCAGCCTCAGGAATACTGTATACATTGTTGGTGCTGTTGTTTTCACCGGACATGAATCAAAG GTTATGATGAATTCCATGAATGTTCCTTCCAAAAGAAGTACTCTGGAGAGGAAACTTGACAAACTTATACTGACCCTATTCTGTGTTTTGTTCAGCATGTGTCTAGTTGGAGCCATAGGCAG TGGTGTGTTTTTGAACAAGAAGTTCTACTTCTTTGGGCTTTGGGACCCAAATTTACGTCCAGAATTTAACCCTAACAATAGATTTGTG GTCGCTCTACTGAATATTCTTACCCTTATCACTTTGTACTCACCCATCATCCCAATTTCCCTTTATGTCTCAGTTGAG GGGATAAAGTTCTTTCAGTCCactaaatacataaataatgaTCTGCATATGTATCATTTTGAGTCAAACACTCCTGCATTGGCACGAACATCCAACTTGAATGAGGAACTTGGTCAA GtggaatatatattttctgaTAAAACTGGAACCTTAACAAGAAATTTGATGGAATTCTTTAAGTGTTCAATTGCTGGTGAAGTGTATGGAGCGGGTATCACTGAAATTGAGATAGGTGTTGCTAAGCGCAGTGGTGTCAAACTTAAGGAG GGTATATCATCAACTGCAATACGTGAGAAGGGTTTCAACTTTGATGATGCTAGACTTATGCAGGGTTCTTGGAGGAATGAGCCTAATCCTGATATGTGCAAG GAATTCTTTAGATGCCTTGCTATATGTCACACTGTGCTACCTGAAGGTGAGGAAACGCCTGAAAAAATTCAATATCAAGCTGCTTCTCCTGATGAAGCTGCCTTGGTTGCTGCTGCAAAGAACTTTGGTTTCTTCTTTTACAG GCGCACGCCTACTCTAATCTATGTTCGTGAATCACATGTTGAAAAGATGGGAAAAGTCGAGGATGTTTCCTACGAGATTTTAAATGTACTTGAGTTCAACAG CACAAGGAAAAGGCAATCTGTTGTGTGTCGCTACTCAGATGGTAGGCTTGTGCTTTACTGCAAG GGAGCTGATACAGTAATCTATGAAAGGTTAGCTACAGGAAACaatgaaataaagaaaacaacTATAGAGCACTTGGAGCACTTTGGATCTGCTGGACTTCGTACTCTCTGTCTGGCCTATAGAGACCTGAGTTCTGACACTTACGATAAATGGAATGAGAAATTTATTCAGGCTAAATCTTCTCTTCGAGACCGTGAGAAGAAATTGGATGAG GTTGCAGAACTGATAGAGAAGGATCTGATTTTGATTGGATGCACTGCTATAGAAGACAAGCTTCAAGAAGGAGTGCCAGAATGTATAGAGACTCTCTCAAAGGCAGGAATCAAGATTTGGGTGCTGACCGGTGACAAATTGGAAACTGCAATAAACATAGCTTATG CATGCAGATTGATCAGCAATGACATGAAACAGTTTATCATTAGTTCAGAAACTGATGAGATAAGAGAAATTGAAAGCAGA GGTGACCAAGTGGAGATTGCACGCCATATGAAACTTACTGTAAAACACATGTTAACGAAGTCCCATGAGGAAGCATTGCAACATCTTCAAACTTCTTCAGAAGTAAAATTAGCGCTCGTAATAGACGGGAAGTGCTTGATGTACGCTTTGGATCCTGCTTTACGAGTAACTCTACTGAACTTGAGCTTAAACTGTACTTCAGTGGTCTGCTGCCGAGTGTCTCCTCTACAGAAAGCACAG GTAACTAGTCTAGTCAAGAAAGGTGCAAAAAAAATAACACTTAGCATCGGTGATGGTGCCAATGATGTTAGCATGATTCAAGCTGCTCATGTTGGTGTCGGAATAAGTGGTCAAGAAGGAATGCAAGCAGTGATGGCCAGTGATTTTGCTATTGCTCAGTTCCGTTTCCTCACAGATTTATTGCTTGTCCATGGACGATGGTCATATATTAGAATATGCAAg GTGGTAACATATTTCTTCTACAAGAATCTGACATTGACACTGATCCAATTTTGGTTCACCTTCCAAACTGGGTATTCTGGTCAGAGATTCTATGATGATTGGTTCCAGTCTTTGTATAATGTTATCTTCACTTCAGTACCAGTTCTAGTTCTTGGACTTTTTGACAAG GATGTGAGTGCATCTCTTTCAAAGCAGTACCCTCAATTGTACAAGGAAGGAATAAGAAATACCTTCTTCAAATGGAGAGTTGTAGTGGCCTTGGCTGTGTTTTCAGTTTACCAATCATTGGTGATCTATAAATTTGTAGCCATTTCCAGTTCTACAAGTGTTGACTCAACTGGCAGGATGTTTGGCCTCTGGGATGTGAGCACAATGGCGTTCAATTGTTTGCTTGTGACTGTCAACTTGCGTCTCCTTCTGATGTGTAATACGATCACAAAATGGCATCATATTAGCGTTGGAGGAAGCATCCTGTCGTGGTATATATTTAGCTTTATATACTCGGGTGCATTCGTCAACAAG GGTATCTACGGGACAGTGTTTACCTTGATGAGCACAGGATACTTCTATCTAACCCTTCTTCTCATTCCTATTGCTGCTCTGTCATTCGACTTCCTTTTTCTAGC GATTCAAAGATGGTTCTTCCCTTATGATCACCAGATGGTTCAGGAAATGCATGCAAATGAAACAGATATTAGTAGCAGTATAGGGTTGGTGGAGGTTGGTACTACCCAGCTCAATCCAGAGGAATCGAGGAGATTTGCAATGGCACGGCTTCCTCGAGAGGGATCTAAACATACAGGTTTTGCATTTGATTCACCCGGTTACGAATCCTTCTTTGCATCCCAAGCCGGTGTGCTTGCACCTCTCAAAGCATGGGATGTTGCCAGAAGAGCCAGCATGAGAGgaaggaaaaagaaataa